The DNA segment TCCATTTCAGTTGAGTAGTTAACAAAGCAAATTGACATGTTGGAATTTCCTAAGGTAGATCAGTTGCTTGCAAAAAATCTTAGAGAAATGGAAATCATTATATTCCCAAGATACTTCTTTGACATACTGGCAGGCGTCTTATACCAAAGTATATGTAATTTAACatagaaaaatatggaaaaacaaatgtaatcCCTCTGAGTCAGTAAAGGCTGTTTGTCCCTGTTGACAATTCCTCCCTGCTCTTTCCCATCATCCTTATTTTTTGTGGGACTGCAATCTGCCCGCAAAGCCCCAGTAGCCACAAGTTCTGATGAATGGGCACTTGGATCTACATCCCCATAGCCAAATCCCTCTTCCCATGGTGGGAAGATTTATTTTAGGGGCTATGTCAACAACCCATTTGCACACCATGAACAGGAGAGGGACTGTTCTTCGTGAGTGATGTTTGTCCAAATTGTAAGAATTACAGAGTGCTGTGGATAGGACAAAGGGATCTTTCTAATAGTTCAGAAATTTAAGTGTCTGTTCAGGCCTCTGATTCTGACGTAATGACAAGATGAATAGAACACAGGTCCAGATTTTTAGTTTACTAATTCACAGCTTAATTTCCTCAAGGTCATTGATGAGTTTAAGCCCACATTCACTTAATCCTGCTACTTCAATATAAAGAATGTACTGCAATTActgcaacatttaaaaaaatcacaaaatattaacattaaaaGCAAGATTAGGAAATGCAGGGGCAAAATTTCCATGTAACACAGCCGACTTCCATAAATGAAAGGAATCATGCAGCCAGATCTTCATGCATTGTTTAGCAGTTACAGTCTGTCCCTCATTCTCTGGACATACTTAGTTTCACAACCTCTACTTACAAACCCTTAAGTGTTTTACATACTTCAGGCTCTTAATGCTTGCATTCTGAAAGACTTGCAGTGTCTATATCACATCTGCAAATTTTAATACTTTCAAATGCTCCTTTTAATAACTGCCCAGTTTTGAACACCTCTTGTGTGCTAATAGAGGTAACAGATCACCTGAATAGAAACACTTTACTTGGAGCTGTGCgaaggaaaaaattagaaattttgAACTAATTTACACAACAGATTAAtaacatcttgttttccttttctccaagaCAGAAATGGGCAAATCGGATAATATCCATACTGGTTTTAAAGCACTCAACTTTGAAATCAACCAACCCACTAAAAATTACATGCTTAAAAGTGTCAACCAGTTATATGGAGAAAAATCATTGCCTTTCAACAAGGTAGGTAGGCCATTTATTCAGATTATGCCTTGCCATTTAACCTTTATGATCTATCTATGACAACATACCATAAACCATatacttctaaatattttcattacatcTGCAAATCCTGCTGTTATCCTTAACACAAATGTTTTGTATGAGAATTTTCCTGAGATGCTGGGCActaaaattttagttttatgGGATGTTCATCTAATTTCGGAGTGATTTGCAGATGTAGTTAGGTGAGAATATGTAAATTGAGTATTTCCactaaaaaatactttgttccTTTGACAAAATGCTGTGCTTGTAGTCTGTGTAATTTTTactgtgtcttccctctgtTTGGCTGTAGTCATTTATTAGCATTCATATTGGTAGGTAACATAAGACAGGTGTCTCTTTTGCATCTGCAGGAATACTTACAGTTAGCCAAGAGATATTACAATTCAGAGCCACAATCAGTTGACTTTGTGGGAGCAGCAGATGAAATCAGGAGAGAGATCAATTCCAAGGTTGAACACCACACTGAAGGTAAgctccagcctctcctctcccaATTCAGAAAGAAGCATTTCAGCACTGAACAAAGTCTCTGTACCCAAGGGGCCCAAGGCAGGTAAACAATTCACCTCAGAAAGGTAAATCAGATCAGTTTTCCTAAAGTAGTCATCTACTGCCTAGCTCTTACTAAAATCAGTGTCTTCCATCAGAATGTGGGAGGAATGTGGCTTACTCTTCTTTGCAAATCAAGATTACTTCAGTAACCACCTATTTGTGAATAATCTCAAGCTAGGCACATGCCATATCGGCACTTACAATTTCCCTGGCTTATCTCTTCAGAAACTGTGCCAACACTTACatcaaaacagtaaaactgtataaatgtgtaaatgtccttctgttttctctagGCAAAATTCAGAATCTACTGCCTCCTGGATCCATAGATTCACTCACCCGGCTAGTCCTGATAAATGCACTGTACTTCAAAGGAAACTGGGCAACAAAGTTTGAAGCTGAAGCAACAAGGCAAAGGCCTTTCAGAATAAACACGGTATGGGAATATCCTGCCCTGTATCCTACTGAAAAAGATAGGGGAGAGAAATTCCTGTCGATCTTTAAATCCATGCAGCATTCAAGTTACTGCATGTAAAGCATTCAGTATATTTTCTTCACCACATCTTCAGCGCACACATACTAGCAAGTAAAATTGTCAGAGGCTGACCTGAAACAACCTTCCATTCTCCgaaggcaggaaaaaacaaaacgGTGAACAAAACTGTATGGGTTAgttctttacattttcatttctatcCGCGTGACAAATCAGAGCAGAATACAGCTTCCTATGATGGGTGTCCTCTGAGACAGCTTAAGACAGCCTGCCTAGACTCCAAGTGCCTTTCCAGAAAATATGGGGTCCTCTGCAGACCCTGTGTCCTACCACTTGGAGCCATAACGATGTTTCAGACACGCTGGGCAGCTTGTAGGCTAAATACTATAAGCCTCCACTGTGCTACTTTACCTCAGTCCTTTGCTGTTCAGTCAGAGTACAAATGGCAAACATGTAATTTGATTTGTTGCAGCATACGACTAAACCAGTGCCCATGATGTACCTGAGTGATAAATTTAACTGGACCTACATAGAATCCGTCCAGACTGATGTTCTTGAGCTTCCATACGTTAATAATGACCTCAGCATGTTTATCCTGCTACCAAGCGACATCACCAGTCTACGAAAGGTAAAGCAACTGAGAAcataaataatctgaaaaaaaccaagggTGTAATTATTTTATGCATGTGTGAGGTAAAAGACTTTGCTGCAGTCATGCTTCTAGGAAGGAGGGTACTGATCAGGctcaaggaaaagcaaatccCAAACTTGTTCTAGCACTGTGAACTTGAACCTCTTGGAGCTCAGACTAGATTTCTTATTCTTGGCAGCTGGCACTTCTGTGGTTCCCAGTGATCAGTCCTGGAAGCAGGTAACCCAAACCACACAAGACTGGCCTTCTTCCAGCTGAACAAAAAGGAGGCCGGaaagccagccctgctgagatCCACTGTCCATACTGATTCAGATAGATATGATTTCAttccaaaaaatgaaaaataaccacCACAAATTGGGCAGCTTCCATTATTTTCCAGCATGTCCAGAGCTAATACATATGGACACTGCCACCTTCTGTAAAGAGACTGATTTTGCCTTTTGATAATAAACACTAAATTCTCACCATTGTGTTAGTGGGTGTGCTgtagaaaaaaagcttttttcattaaattctaAAATGTAGGGAAGACAGAAATGTGAACAGCAAATCAACCAGACTATTGTTACTTGACACGgatgtttttcttctacaaCTATTTAATCCTGCTATATTCCTGAAAGTTACTGAGAACAGTTCAAATACTGCATTGACCTACCTTAGAGCAACATACTCCTTTAGTCAAAAAGATCTCCAAACTGGTCTTACACTCCTGTTTTTCAGGTACTCTTACAACAGCTTGAAATGTTCCCCGtttaggaaaagagaagaaaaagctcttAGGGCACAGGTTTTTAAAGAGtctaattttctgattttcttttaccaACTGCAGCTAGAAAGAGAATTGAGTTTTGAAAACTTGTCTGCATGGACCAGCCCAGAActaatggagaaaataaaaatggaagtttaTCTACCCAGGTTCTCGTTAGAAGAGAAATATGACCTCAAATCTACTTTGAGCAGGATGGGGATGCAAGATGCCTTCACTGAAGGTCAAGCTGATTTCACAGGAATATCAGAGAACAATGATTTGTTTTTGTCACAAGCTTTTCACAAGTGTTATCTGGAAGTCAATGAAGAaggcacagaggcagcagctgccagctcagcagcactggcaTCACGAAGTCTTGgtgctgctgttatttttgtgGCAGAtcatcctttcctcttctttatCAGGCACAACAAGACCAAGAGTATCCTCTTCTTGGGAAGGTTCTCTTCCCCCTAGAAACATGACCATTACTAAACAGGCTCTTGCAACAACAATAATGAACAAAATACCATGAAGAGCATCTGAACAGTCTGTGCACTTCTTAATTTTCCTGCACTTTTTTCAAATCTCTCAGAAAGtacatgttaaaaataacccGGAATTCACACCTCTGGCTCATTTTCCTGACCAAAGAACCTGAAAGTGGTAGCATGATGCTATAAGCACCAAACTGTACACAAAACAACATTGatgcattttttcagtgctttctgaacCAGAACTGCCACAATGCAAAACAGACTAAGTTGATCTAAACCAGTAAGTCCCAACGCACTTGCTTTGgtatgtaagaagaaaaaaccaggaaaaactCCTTTCTGCAGAATGCTGCTGCATCTCCGTCAGTTTCAGCTCACTAAGCTGGTCATCCCAGGAGGGCTACCTCATCCACATTCTTGTCAGTTCTGTACCAGGTTTGCAGCTTGGCACAGCTGGTAATGAAATAAACCTGCAGAATCCTCTCTGTTGCTGATACTGGTGCTTCTTTCTTGCA comes from the Falco rusticolus isolate bFalRus1 chromosome 3, bFalRus1.pri, whole genome shotgun sequence genome and includes:
- the LOC119144713 gene encoding serpin B10-like; protein product: MEALSKANTSFALDFFKHECQEVGDKNILFSPLSISSALATVYLGAKGDTADQMAKVLHFNKVEGARNVTTTIKMQVYYRAEEHLSNRSACFQKTEMGKSDNIHTGFKALNFEINQPTKNYMLKSVNQLYGEKSLPFNKEYLQLAKRYYNSEPQSVDFVGAADEIRREINSKVEHHTEGKIQNLLPPGSIDSLTRLVLINALYFKGNWATKFEAEATRQRPFRINTHTTKPVPMMYLSDKFNWTYIESVQTDVLELPYVNNDLSMFILLPSDITSLRKLERELSFENLSAWTSPELMEKIKMEVYLPRFSLEEKYDLKSTLSRMGMQDAFTEGQADFTGISENNDLFLSQAFHKCYLEVNEEGTEAAAASSAALASRSLGAAVIFVADHPFLFFIRHNKTKSILFLGRFSSP